A single Klebsiella variicola DNA region contains:
- a CDS encoding sugar glycosyltransferase, translating to MGSLFKQIYRYTRPRAYRHNENLWPFTRITRAPSGEISALRYKGKTVPLVSLSALKNSMQGEVLLTATGPSTRNIDFSLLSKTIPVMGVNGAWHLADRLHFSLYTIVDMEFFDKKPDIIRAIVSQPEILLFTTMHGIAKILDRYGDALRCRLALIEDGCYKIYQPKVASEAIKRTYQQNAAMCFHPQRPDICFSTDIRQGIFDAGTVVYWALQILAWLGFNTILVSGLDMTNFNQPRFYETQQEKLPSYLATKVDTLVMPSFAHAAQVLQQRQIRVINFSPESAVPDTIFEKVAFNEYFKSE from the coding sequence ATGGGATCCCTGTTTAAACAGATCTACCGCTATACGCGCCCTCGCGCTTATCGCCACAATGAAAATCTGTGGCCTTTTACCCGTATTACGCGCGCGCCAAGCGGCGAAATCAGCGCGTTACGCTATAAAGGGAAAACGGTGCCGCTGGTCAGCCTGAGCGCGCTGAAAAACAGCATGCAGGGCGAAGTCCTGCTGACCGCCACCGGCCCCTCAACCCGCAATATCGATTTTTCCCTGTTGTCGAAAACGATCCCGGTGATGGGCGTCAATGGCGCCTGGCATCTTGCCGACCGGCTGCACTTTTCGCTCTATACCATCGTCGACATGGAATTTTTCGATAAGAAGCCTGATATTATCCGCGCCATTGTCAGCCAGCCGGAGATTCTGCTGTTCACCACCATGCACGGGATCGCCAAAATTCTCGATCGCTATGGGGACGCACTACGCTGCCGTTTGGCGTTGATTGAGGACGGTTGCTATAAGATTTACCAGCCGAAAGTCGCCAGCGAAGCGATAAAGCGCACTTACCAGCAGAATGCGGCGATGTGCTTTCATCCTCAGCGCCCGGATATCTGTTTTAGCACCGATATTCGCCAGGGCATCTTTGATGCCGGCACGGTGGTCTACTGGGCGCTGCAAATTCTCGCCTGGCTGGGCTTCAATACTATCCTGGTGAGCGGCCTGGATATGACCAACTTTAACCAGCCGCGATTCTACGAAACACAACAAGAAAAATTGCCTTCTTACCTGGCAACAAAAGTGGATACCCTCGTCATGCCCTCCTTTGCGCATGCCGCGCAGGTACTGCAGCAACGTCAGATTCGGGTGATTAATTTTTCCCCAGAAAGCGCTGTGCCGGATACTATCTTCGAAAAGGTTGCGTTTAATGAGTACTTTAAAAGTGAGTAA
- the rfaC gene encoding lipopolysaccharide heptosyltransferase RfaC, whose translation MRVLIVKTSSMGDVLHTLPALTDAAQAIPGIRFDWVVEEGFAQIPSWHESVERVIPVAIRRWRKAWFSAPIKAERQAFREAVQAVKYDAIIDAQGLVKSAALVTRLAHGVKHGMDWQTAREPLASLFYNRRHHIAKQQHAVERTRELFAKSLGYAKPQTQGDYAIARHFLQHEASAAAPYLVFLHATTRDDKHWPETRWQELLDLLADSSVRIKLPWGAPHEEARAKRLAEGREYVEVLPRMSLEQVAQVLASARAVVSVDTGLSHLTAALDKPNFTLYGPTDPGLIGGYGKNQHIVRPENSTSTSDIPASRVHLLLQNQGLR comes from the coding sequence ATGCGGGTATTGATCGTAAAAACCTCGTCCATGGGCGACGTGCTACACACGCTGCCCGCGCTAACCGACGCTGCGCAGGCCATCCCCGGCATTCGCTTCGACTGGGTGGTTGAAGAGGGTTTCGCGCAGATCCCCTCCTGGCATGAAAGCGTCGAGCGGGTGATCCCGGTGGCGATTCGCCGCTGGCGTAAAGCCTGGTTTTCCGCGCCGATTAAAGCGGAGCGTCAAGCCTTCCGCGAGGCCGTTCAGGCGGTAAAGTATGACGCCATCATCGACGCCCAGGGGCTGGTGAAAAGCGCCGCGCTGGTTACTCGCCTGGCGCACGGCGTCAAGCACGGTATGGACTGGCAAACGGCCCGCGAGCCGCTGGCCAGCCTGTTTTACAACCGCCGCCACCATATCGCGAAACAGCAGCACGCGGTGGAGCGTACCCGCGAGCTGTTCGCCAAAAGCCTTGGCTACGCGAAACCCCAGACCCAGGGGGATTACGCCATTGCGCGCCATTTCCTGCAGCACGAGGCTAGCGCTGCCGCGCCCTATCTGGTGTTTCTGCACGCCACCACCCGCGATGATAAGCACTGGCCGGAAACCCGCTGGCAGGAGCTTCTCGATCTGCTGGCCGACAGCAGCGTCCGCATTAAGCTGCCGTGGGGCGCCCCGCACGAAGAGGCGCGGGCAAAACGACTGGCGGAAGGCCGGGAGTATGTTGAAGTGCTGCCGCGCATGAGCCTTGAGCAGGTGGCGCAGGTTCTGGCCAGCGCCCGGGCTGTCGTCTCGGTCGATACCGGACTGAGTCATTTGACCGCCGCGCTGGATAAACCGAACTTCACGCTCTACGGCCCGACCGATCCGGGGCTGATTGGCGGATACGGTAAAAACCAGCATATCGTCAGGCCGGAAAACAGCACCAGCACCAGCGATATTCCGGCCAGCCGGGTTCATCTTCTCCTGCAAAATCAGGGGCTGCGCTGA
- the rfaF gene encoding ADP-heptose--LPS heptosyltransferase RfaF has protein sequence MKILVVGPSWVGDMMMSQSLYRTLRARYPQAIIDVMAPAWCRPLLSRMPEVNEAIPMPLGHGALAIGERRKLGHSLRERRYDRAYVLPNSFKSALVPFFANIPLRTGWRGEMRYGLLNDARVLDKDAWPLMVERYVALAYDNGVMRCAKDLPQPLLWPQLQVNDGEKSQACNAFNLSNERPIIGFCPGAEFGPAKRWPHYHYAALAKKLIDDGYQIALFGSAKDNEAGKEIIAALSSEQQAWCRNLAGETQLEQAVILIAACKAVVTNDSGLMHVAAALDRPLVALYGPSSPDFTPPLSHKARVIRLISGYHKVRKGDAAEGYHQSLIDITPERVLQELNELLAEKTEHEEA, from the coding sequence ATGAAAATTCTGGTGGTAGGCCCGTCTTGGGTGGGCGACATGATGATGTCGCAAAGTCTTTATCGTACGCTCAGGGCGCGCTATCCCCAGGCGATTATCGACGTGATGGCGCCAGCCTGGTGCCGTCCGTTGCTATCGCGCATGCCGGAAGTGAATGAAGCGATCCCGATGCCGCTGGGCCACGGCGCGCTGGCTATCGGCGAACGCCGCAAGCTCGGCCACAGCCTGCGCGAGCGTCGCTACGATCGCGCTTACGTGCTGCCGAACTCGTTTAAATCGGCATTAGTCCCCTTCTTTGCCAACATCCCGCTGCGCACCGGCTGGCGCGGCGAGATGCGCTACGGTCTGCTCAACGACGCCCGGGTACTGGACAAAGACGCCTGGCCGCTGATGGTGGAACGCTACGTGGCGCTGGCCTACGACAACGGCGTGATGCGCTGCGCCAAAGATCTACCGCAGCCGCTGCTGTGGCCGCAGCTGCAGGTCAACGATGGCGAAAAATCACAGGCCTGCAACGCCTTTAATCTCTCAAACGAGCGGCCGATCATCGGTTTCTGCCCCGGCGCGGAATTCGGACCGGCAAAGCGCTGGCCGCACTATCACTATGCTGCGCTGGCTAAAAAGCTTATCGACGATGGCTATCAGATTGCGTTATTCGGCTCGGCGAAAGATAACGAGGCCGGCAAAGAGATCATCGCCGCCCTCAGCAGCGAGCAGCAGGCCTGGTGTCGTAATCTGGCGGGTGAAACCCAGCTGGAGCAGGCGGTCATTCTGATCGCCGCCTGTAAAGCTGTAGTGACTAACGATTCGGGGCTGATGCACGTCGCCGCCGCGCTGGACCGCCCGCTGGTGGCGCTGTATGGCCCGAGCAGCCCGGACTTCACCCCGCCGCTGTCGCATAAAGCGCGGGTTATCCGCCTGATTAGCGGCTACCACAAGGTGCGCAAAGGCGATGCCGCGGAAGGCTATCATCAGAGCCTGATCGACATCACCCCAGAACGCGTCCTGCAAGAGCTGAACGAACTGTTAGCGGAAAAAACCGAGCACGAGGAAGCGTAA
- the rfaD gene encoding ADP-glyceromanno-heptose 6-epimerase: MIIVTGGAGFIGSNIVKALNDKGITDILVVDNLKDGTKFVNLVDLNIADYMDKEDFLIQIMAGEEFGEIEAIFHEGACSSTTEWDGKYMMDNNYQYSKELLHYCLEREIPFLYASSAATYGGRTSDFIESREYEQPLNVYGYSKFLFDEYVRQILPEANSQIVGFRYFNVYGPREGHKGSMASVAFHLNTQLNNGESPKLFEGSDGFKRDFVYVGDVADVNLWFWENGVSGIFNLGTGRAESFQAVADATLAFHKKGSIEYIPFPDKLKGRYQAFTQADLTNLRKAGYDKPFKTVAEGVTEYMAWLNRDA; encoded by the coding sequence ATGATCATCGTTACCGGCGGCGCAGGCTTTATCGGCAGCAACATCGTTAAAGCGCTGAATGACAAAGGCATCACCGACATTCTGGTTGTCGACAATCTGAAAGACGGCACCAAGTTTGTGAATCTGGTTGACCTGAACATCGCTGACTACATGGATAAAGAAGACTTTCTGATCCAGATAATGGCGGGTGAAGAGTTCGGTGAAATCGAAGCGATCTTCCACGAAGGCGCGTGCTCTTCCACCACAGAGTGGGATGGCAAGTACATGATGGATAACAACTATCAGTACTCTAAAGAGCTGCTGCACTACTGCCTGGAGCGCGAAATCCCGTTCCTGTACGCCTCTTCCGCCGCCACCTACGGCGGACGCACCAGCGACTTCATCGAGTCCCGTGAGTACGAACAGCCGCTGAACGTCTACGGCTACTCCAAATTCCTGTTCGACGAATACGTCCGCCAGATCCTGCCGGAAGCCAATTCGCAGATCGTCGGCTTCCGCTACTTCAACGTCTACGGGCCGCGCGAAGGCCACAAAGGCAGCATGGCGAGCGTCGCTTTCCACCTCAACACCCAGCTGAATAATGGCGAAAGTCCGAAACTGTTCGAAGGCAGCGACGGCTTCAAGCGCGACTTCGTCTACGTGGGCGACGTGGCAGACGTCAACCTGTGGTTCTGGGAAAACGGCGTGTCCGGGATCTTCAACCTTGGCACCGGCCGCGCGGAATCCTTCCAGGCGGTTGCCGATGCGACCCTGGCTTTCCATAAAAAAGGCAGCATTGAGTACATCCCGTTCCCGGACAAACTGAAAGGCCGCTACCAGGCATTCACCCAGGCCGATCTGACTAACCTGCGCAAAGCGGGCTATGACAAACCGTTCAAAACCGTTGCCGAAGGCGTAACGGAATATATGGCCTGGCTGAATCGGGATGCGTAA
- the kbl gene encoding glycine C-acetyltransferase, producing MRGDFYKQLTSNLETARAEGLFKEERIITSAQQADITVGDSHVINFCANNYLGLANHPELIAAAKSGMDSHGFGMASVRFICGTQDTHKQLEKKLADFLGMEDAILYSSCFDANGGLFETLLGPEDAIISDALNHASIIDGVRLCKAKRFRYANNDMQELEACLKEAREAGARHVLIATDGVFSMDGVIANLKGVCDLADKYDALVMVDDSHAVGFVGENGRGSHEYCDVMGRVDIITGTLGKALGGASGGYTAARKEVVEWLRQRSRPYLFSNSLAPAIVAASIKVLEMVEEGADLRDRLWANARLFREKMTAAGFTLAGADHAIIPVMLGEAVVAQNFARELQKEGIYVTGFFYPVVPKGQARIRTQMSAAHTPEQIERAVEAFTRIGKQLGVIA from the coding sequence ATGCGTGGTGATTTCTACAAACAGTTAACGAGTAATCTGGAAACCGCTCGGGCCGAAGGCTTGTTCAAAGAAGAGCGGATCATCACCTCGGCGCAGCAGGCGGACATTACCGTCGGCGACAGCCATGTGATTAACTTCTGCGCCAATAACTATCTGGGTCTGGCGAACCACCCGGAACTGATTGCCGCAGCGAAATCCGGTATGGACAGCCACGGCTTCGGGATGGCCTCGGTGCGCTTCATCTGCGGTACCCAGGACACGCATAAGCAGCTGGAGAAGAAGCTGGCCGATTTCCTCGGTATGGAAGACGCGATCCTCTACTCCTCCTGCTTTGACGCCAACGGCGGCCTGTTTGAAACGCTGCTCGGGCCGGAAGACGCCATTATCTCCGACGCCCTGAACCATGCCTCGATCATCGACGGCGTGCGCCTGTGTAAAGCGAAGCGCTTCCGCTATGCCAACAACGACATGCAGGAGCTGGAAGCGTGTCTGAAAGAAGCGCGCGAGGCCGGCGCGCGTCACGTGCTGATCGCCACCGATGGCGTCTTCTCGATGGATGGCGTGATCGCCAACCTGAAAGGCGTTTGCGACCTGGCGGATAAATACGATGCGTTGGTGATGGTCGATGACTCCCACGCCGTCGGCTTCGTCGGCGAAAACGGCCGCGGCTCTCATGAATATTGCGACGTGATGGGTCGCGTCGACATCATCACCGGCACGCTGGGTAAAGCGCTGGGCGGCGCCTCCGGGGGCTACACCGCCGCACGCAAAGAGGTGGTTGAGTGGCTGCGCCAGCGTTCCCGTCCGTATCTGTTCTCCAACTCTCTGGCGCCGGCCATTGTGGCCGCCTCCATCAAAGTGCTGGAGATGGTTGAAGAGGGTGCAGACCTGCGCGATCGGCTGTGGGCTAACGCGCGTCTGTTCCGCGAAAAAATGACCGCGGCAGGCTTCACGCTGGCGGGCGCCGACCACGCCATCATTCCGGTGATGCTGGGTGAAGCGGTGGTGGCGCAGAACTTTGCCCGCGAGCTGCAGAAAGAAGGGATCTATGTCACCGGCTTCTTCTATCCGGTGGTACCGAAAGGCCAGGCGCGTATTCGCACCCAGATGTCGGCGGCGCATACCCCTGAACAAATTGAGCGTGCGGTGGAAGCCTTTACCCGCATCGGCAAACAACTGGGCGTCATCGCCTAA
- the tdh gene encoding L-threonine 3-dehydrogenase — protein MKALSKLKAEEGIWMTDVPEPEVGHNDLLIKIRKTAICGTDVHIYNWDEWSQKTIPVPMVVGHEYVGEVVGIGQEVRGFKIGDRVSGEGHITCGHCRNCRAGRTHLCRNTIGVGVNRPGCFAEYLVIPAFNAFKIPDNISDDLASIFDPFGNAVHTALSFDLVGEDVLVSGAGPIGVMAAAVAKHVGARNVVITDVNEYRLELARKMGVTRAVNVAKENLNDVMAELGMTEGFDVGLEMSGAPPAFRSMLDTMNHGGRIAMLGIPPSDMSIDWTKVIFKGLFIKGIYGREMFETWYKMAALIQSGLDLSPIITHRFGIDDFQKGFDAMRSGQSGKVVLSWE, from the coding sequence ATGAAAGCGTTATCCAAACTGAAAGCGGAAGAAGGCATCTGGATGACCGACGTACCGGAACCGGAAGTCGGCCATAACGATCTGCTGATTAAAATCCGCAAGACTGCTATTTGCGGAACCGACGTGCACATCTACAACTGGGATGAGTGGTCGCAGAAGACCATTCCGGTGCCGATGGTGGTCGGTCACGAATACGTCGGCGAAGTGGTGGGGATTGGTCAGGAAGTGCGCGGCTTTAAGATTGGCGACCGCGTCTCCGGCGAAGGGCATATCACCTGCGGCCACTGCCGCAACTGCCGCGCGGGCCGCACCCATTTGTGCCGCAACACCATCGGCGTGGGCGTTAACCGCCCGGGCTGCTTTGCCGAGTATCTGGTGATCCCGGCTTTTAACGCCTTTAAAATCCCCGACAATATCTCTGATGACCTGGCGTCTATCTTCGACCCGTTCGGCAACGCGGTGCACACCGCGCTCTCCTTCGATCTGGTCGGGGAAGATGTACTGGTTTCCGGCGCCGGTCCGATCGGCGTGATGGCGGCGGCGGTGGCGAAACACGTCGGCGCGCGTAACGTGGTGATCACCGACGTCAACGAGTACCGTCTGGAGCTGGCGCGCAAAATGGGCGTCACCCGCGCGGTGAACGTGGCGAAAGAGAACCTCAACGACGTGATGGCCGAGCTGGGCATGACCGAAGGTTTCGACGTGGGCCTGGAGATGTCCGGCGCGCCGCCGGCGTTTCGCAGCATGCTCGATACCATGAACCACGGCGGCCGTATCGCGATGCTGGGTATCCCGCCGTCGGATATGTCCATCGACTGGACCAAGGTCATCTTCAAAGGGCTGTTTATTAAAGGGATCTATGGTCGCGAAATGTTCGAAACCTGGTACAAAATGGCGGCGCTGATCCAGTCTGGTCTGGACCTTTCACCGATCATCACCCACCGCTTCGGCATTGATGATTTCCAGAAAGGTTTTGACGCGATGCGCTCCGGCCAGTCCGGTAAAGTGGTTCTGAGCTGGGAATAA
- a CDS encoding glycosyltransferase family 2 protein, producing MEVLPPLLKVADECIVVDSGSTDETVSICQQFGLTVHHHAYKAHGAQMNYAIGLASHDWVLCMDSDEILDNDVVAAIQALKAGEEPDPTCAWRLPRYWFVLGTQVRTIYPISSPDYPVRLFNRQQARFNDRPVDDQVVGHARSVRLPGFVRHDTFYSLHEVFNKLNSYTTRLVKYQQIKPSLTRGIVSAIGAFFKWYLFSGAWRFGKVGVVTGLYATFYSFLKYFKAWYAHEDNQAPVAQKRTDP from the coding sequence ATGGAGGTGCTGCCGCCGCTGCTGAAGGTGGCCGATGAATGTATCGTCGTCGACTCCGGCAGCACCGACGAAACGGTCTCTATTTGTCAGCAGTTTGGCCTCACCGTCCATCATCATGCCTATAAAGCCCACGGCGCCCAGATGAACTACGCCATCGGGCTGGCCAGCCATGACTGGGTGCTGTGTATGGATAGCGATGAGATTCTTGATAATGACGTAGTGGCGGCCATTCAGGCGCTAAAAGCGGGGGAGGAGCCGGACCCAACCTGCGCCTGGCGTCTGCCGCGCTACTGGTTTGTGCTCGGCACGCAGGTGCGAACGATCTACCCTATTTCTTCGCCGGATTACCCGGTGCGTCTCTTTAACCGCCAGCAGGCGCGGTTTAACGACCGGCCGGTGGATGACCAGGTGGTCGGACACGCACGCTCCGTCAGGCTGCCGGGCTTTGTACGCCATGACACCTTTTATTCGCTGCATGAAGTGTTTAATAAGCTGAACAGCTATACCACCCGGCTGGTGAAGTACCAGCAGATCAAACCTTCGCTGACGCGGGGGATCGTCAGCGCCATTGGCGCTTTCTTTAAGTGGTATCTCTTTAGCGGAGCGTGGCGCTTTGGCAAAGTCGGCGTGGTCACCGGCCTGTACGCCACGTTTTACAGCTTTCTCAAATATTTTAAGGCGTGGTACGCCCACGAAGATAACCAGGCGCCCGTCGCGCAAAAGCGAACGGACCCCTGA
- a CDS encoding divergent polysaccharide deacetylase family protein — MLQFRAIALAVAGSLALAAPAFAGKLSIVIDDFGYRPQTENQVLALPSTISVAVLPNAPHAREMATKAHNLGHEVLIHLPMAPLSKQPLEKDTLRPEMSSEEIERIIREAYGKVPYAVGLNNHMGSAMTSNLFGMQKVMQALERYNLYFLDSVTIGNTQAMRAAQGTGVKVIKRKVFLDDTQNEADIRNQFNRAIALARRNGSAIAIGHPHPTTVRVLQQMVYNLPPDITLVRPSSLLNEPQVDNSTPNYAQPPAQQTLPTPQKPRNPFHGVKYCKPKRPLEPVNASRFFTILSDSISQSALVQYYRLKWQGWDNPGN, encoded by the coding sequence TTGCTTCAATTTCGCGCAATTGCTCTTGCCGTAGCCGGTTCGCTGGCTCTGGCGGCGCCAGCGTTCGCTGGCAAACTCTCCATCGTTATTGACGATTTTGGCTACCGCCCGCAGACCGAGAATCAGGTGCTGGCGCTGCCGTCAACTATCTCCGTCGCCGTGCTGCCGAACGCGCCGCACGCCCGGGAAATGGCCACGAAAGCGCATAATCTGGGCCATGAAGTGCTCATCCACCTGCCGATGGCGCCGCTCAGCAAACAGCCGCTGGAAAAAGACACCCTGCGTCCCGAAATGAGCAGCGAGGAGATCGAGCGCATCATTCGCGAGGCTTACGGCAAAGTTCCCTACGCCGTCGGGCTGAATAACCATATGGGCAGCGCGATGACCTCCAACCTGTTTGGTATGCAGAAGGTGATGCAGGCCCTGGAGCGCTACAATCTCTATTTTCTCGATAGCGTCACCATCGGCAACACCCAAGCCATGCGCGCCGCGCAGGGCACCGGGGTGAAGGTGATTAAGCGCAAGGTGTTTCTTGACGATACGCAGAATGAAGCCGATATCCGCAACCAGTTCAATCGCGCCATCGCCCTGGCGCGGCGCAACGGTTCGGCGATAGCCATTGGCCATCCGCATCCGACAACGGTGCGGGTGCTGCAGCAGATGGTCTATAACCTGCCGCCGGATATCACGCTGGTGCGCCCGAGCAGCCTGCTCAACGAGCCACAGGTCGACAACTCGACGCCAAACTATGCTCAGCCGCCTGCGCAACAAACGCTGCCAACGCCGCAGAAACCGCGCAATCCGTTCCACGGCGTGAAGTATTGCAAGCCGAAGCGCCCGCTGGAGCCCGTGAACGCCAGCCGCTTCTTCACTATCCTCAGCGACAGCATCAGCCAGAGCGCGCTGGTCCAGTACTATCGCCTCAAATGGCAAGGCTGGGACAATCCCGGCAACTAG
- the envC gene encoding murein hydrolase activator EnvC, with translation MRGKATYSTTWIATAVRSVLYASALSAGVLLCASSAHADDRDQLKSIQADIAARQRAIKQQQQQRASLLAQLKAQEEAIAAAARKLRETQDSLNQLNKQIDEMNASLAKLERQRASQERNLAAQLDAAFRQGPHTGIQMVLSGEEGQRNQRMQVYFSYFNQARQETIAELKKTREEMAVQKSMLEEKQSQQQTLVYEQKAQQAKLEQARNERKKTLSGLESAIQQGQQQLSELRANESRLRGRIAQAEAAAKARADREARDAQAVRDRQQEASRKGTTYKPTESERSLMSRTGGLGSPRGQAFWPVRGPLLHRYGEQLQGELRWKGMVIAASEGTEVRAIADGRVILADWLQGYGLVVVVEHGKGDMSLYGYNQSALVSVGTQVRAGQPIALVGSSGGQGRPSLYFEIRRQGQAVNPQPWLGR, from the coding sequence ATGAGGGGAAAGGCGACGTATTCAACTACATGGATCGCAACGGCAGTTCGATCCGTCCTTTACGCCAGCGCGCTCAGCGCTGGCGTATTGCTGTGCGCGTCATCTGCGCACGCCGACGATCGCGATCAGCTAAAGTCCATCCAGGCCGACATCGCCGCCAGGCAGCGGGCGATTAAGCAACAGCAGCAGCAGCGCGCAAGCCTGCTCGCCCAGCTCAAAGCGCAGGAAGAGGCGATCGCCGCCGCGGCCCGCAAACTGCGTGAAACCCAGGACAGCCTGAACCAGCTCAATAAGCAGATTGACGAGATGAACGCTTCTCTCGCGAAGCTGGAGCGTCAGCGCGCGTCTCAGGAGCGTAACCTCGCTGCGCAGCTTGACGCCGCGTTCCGCCAGGGGCCGCATACCGGCATCCAGATGGTGCTGAGCGGTGAAGAGGGCCAGCGCAATCAGCGGATGCAGGTCTACTTCAGCTATTTCAACCAGGCCCGTCAGGAGACTATTGCGGAGCTGAAGAAAACGCGCGAAGAGATGGCGGTGCAAAAGTCGATGCTCGAAGAGAAGCAGAGCCAGCAGCAGACGCTGGTCTACGAGCAAAAAGCCCAGCAGGCGAAGCTGGAGCAGGCGCGTAACGAACGGAAAAAGACCCTTTCCGGTCTGGAGTCCGCCATTCAGCAGGGTCAGCAACAGTTAAGTGAATTGCGGGCTAACGAATCGCGCCTACGCGGTCGTATCGCCCAGGCGGAGGCTGCCGCCAAAGCCCGAGCCGATCGGGAAGCTCGCGATGCGCAGGCGGTGCGCGACCGCCAGCAGGAAGCATCGCGCAAAGGCACCACCTATAAACCAACGGAAAGCGAGCGTTCGCTGATGTCACGCACCGGCGGGCTGGGCTCGCCGCGCGGCCAGGCGTTCTGGCCGGTTCGCGGTCCGCTCCTTCATCGATATGGCGAACAGCTGCAAGGTGAACTACGTTGGAAAGGGATGGTTATCGCCGCGTCTGAAGGCACCGAAGTCAGAGCCATTGCCGATGGTCGGGTCATTCTGGCCGACTGGCTGCAGGGCTATGGTCTGGTGGTGGTGGTCGAACATGGCAAAGGCGACATGAGCCTGTATGGCTATAACCAAAGCGCGCTGGTCAGCGTCGGTACGCAGGTTCGTGCTGGTCAGCCTATCGCGCTCGTAGGCAGCAGCGGCGGTCAGGGCCGTCCGTCGCTCTATTTCGAAATTCGCCGCCAGGGTCAGGCGGTCAATCCACAGCCGTGGTTGGGAAGATAA
- the gpmM gene encoding 2,3-bisphosphoglycerate-independent phosphoglycerate mutase, with amino-acid sequence MSVSKKPMVLVILDGYGYREDQQDNAIYSAKTPVMDALWAKRPHTLIDASGLEVGLPDRQMGNSEVGHVNLGAGRIVYQDLTRLDVEIKERTFFANPVLTAAVDKAVAAGKAVHIMGLMSPGGVHSHEDHIMAMVELAAERGAEKIYLHAFLDGRDTPPRSAEKTLATFEAKFAALGKGRIASIIGRYYAMDRDNRWDRVEQAYDLMTLAKGEFQADTAVAGLQAAYARDENDEFVKATVIRAAGQADAAMEDGDALIFMNFRADRAREITRAFVNADFDGFARKKVVNLDFVMLTEYAADIKVACAYPPASLANTFGEWMAKHDKTQLRISETEKYAHVTFFFNGGVEEPFKGEERILINSPKVATYDLQPEMSSAELTEKLVAAIKGGKYDTIICNYPNGDMVGHTGVMEAAVKAVEALDHCIDQVTQAVESVGGQLLITADHGNAEQMRDPATGQAHTAHTNLPVPLIYVGNKAVKAVNGGKLSDIAPTMLSLMGMEIPQEMTGKPLFIVE; translated from the coding sequence ATGTCGGTTTCTAAAAAACCTATGGTACTGGTGATTCTGGATGGCTACGGCTATCGCGAAGACCAACAGGATAACGCCATTTACAGCGCTAAAACGCCGGTAATGGACGCCCTGTGGGCCAAACGTCCGCATACCCTGATCGATGCATCTGGCCTGGAAGTCGGCCTGCCGGACCGTCAGATGGGGAACTCCGAAGTAGGCCACGTCAACCTGGGCGCCGGTCGTATCGTCTACCAGGACCTGACCCGTCTCGATGTTGAAATTAAAGAACGCACCTTCTTCGCCAACCCGGTACTCACCGCCGCGGTCGACAAAGCGGTTGCCGCCGGTAAAGCGGTCCACATCATGGGCCTGATGTCTCCGGGCGGCGTCCACAGCCACGAAGATCACATCATGGCGATGGTGGAGCTGGCAGCAGAGCGCGGCGCTGAGAAAATCTATCTGCACGCCTTCCTTGATGGCCGTGATACGCCGCCGCGCAGCGCGGAAAAAACGCTGGCGACATTCGAAGCCAAATTTGCCGCGCTGGGCAAAGGCCGCATCGCGTCTATTATTGGCCGCTACTATGCCATGGATCGCGATAACCGCTGGGATCGCGTGGAACAAGCTTATGATCTGATGACCCTGGCGAAAGGCGAATTCCAGGCCGATACCGCCGTCGCGGGTCTGCAGGCCGCCTACGCCCGTGACGAAAACGACGAATTCGTCAAAGCCACCGTTATCCGCGCCGCCGGCCAGGCCGATGCCGCGATGGAAGACGGCGACGCGCTGATCTTCATGAACTTCCGTGCTGACCGCGCGCGTGAAATCACCCGCGCCTTCGTCAACGCCGACTTCGACGGCTTCGCGCGTAAGAAAGTGGTTAACCTCGACTTCGTGATGCTCACCGAATACGCCGCCGACATCAAAGTCGCCTGCGCTTATCCGCCCGCCTCACTCGCTAACACCTTCGGCGAGTGGATGGCGAAGCACGATAAAACCCAGCTGCGCATCTCCGAAACCGAGAAATACGCTCACGTGACTTTCTTCTTCAACGGCGGCGTAGAAGAGCCGTTTAAAGGCGAAGAGCGTATTCTGATTAACTCACCAAAAGTGGCAACCTACGATCTGCAGCCAGAAATGAGCTCCGCCGAGCTGACCGAGAAACTGGTCGCCGCCATCAAAGGTGGCAAATACGACACCATCATCTGTAACTACCCGAACGGCGATATGGTTGGCCATACCGGGGTGATGGAAGCGGCAGTGAAAGCGGTTGAAGCGCTGGATCACTGCATCGACCAGGTGACTCAGGCAGTGGAATCCGTTGGCGGCCAGTTGCTGATCACCGCCGACCACGGCAACGCCGAGCAGATGCGCGACCCGGCCACCGGTCAGGCGCACACCGCCCATACCAACCTGCCGGTTCCGCTGATCTACGTCGGTAACAAAGCGGTCAAAGCGGTCAATGGCGGTAAACTTTCCGACATCGCCCCGACCATGCTGTCGCTGATGGGAATGGAAATCCCGCAAGAGATGACTGGCAAGCCGCTGTTCATCGTGGAATAA